The following are encoded in a window of Bacillota bacterium genomic DNA:
- a CDS encoding LamG domain-containing protein — translation MATFDGRSMALYVNGELDGQPVQVSDLQTDEHTTIGFSKQKGQYSNGDMGRIRVLQRAMAASEVQVEYQLFRATFP, via the coding sequence GTGGCCACCTTTGATGGGCGGAGCATGGCGCTGTACGTGAACGGCGAACTGGATGGACAACCGGTGCAGGTTTCGGATCTGCAGACCGATGAGCATACCACAATAGGTTTCTCCAAACAGAAGGGTCAGTATTCTAACGGTGATATGGGTCGAATCCGGGTGCTGCAACGGGCCATGGCGGCTTCTGAGGTGCAGGTGGAGTACCAGTTGTTCCGCGCGACCTTTCCCTGA
- a CDS encoding cell wall metabolism sensor histidine kinase WalK translates to MNSIFGKTFVSHLVVVLVTLLLILALFPTFFAQIFLQKRQEQLANMGSRIAEVLATEGAGASTALLRSLHGVSGAEIWVVNSQGKVLTASVVQRINQSLSETSRRRLIQNTTQVQRQFGEGFRSPMMVVAQPTGPIELPWGTASHVLLFTPMQEIDALVKQTVRKLALLALPPVLCIVLVVAWFMSRRLTKPLVAISNTVQAIGRGQLGAQISCPDRGEIGLLAQGVNNMSRELARLFSSLSEEKQRTESIIAHMSEGVLSIDLQQEEALYNHEAASALGLPWDHTQTLDRCRSTELFLTLRDKEVISIIEATIEKGTIQRQRLQLQNNRTFQITASPLQAPDKVAKGAVVLLSDISQQHRFEASQREFFASISHDLRTPLTVLRGLLQAIKDQLITDPEELAKHIDAMYSQVLHLIALTSTLLEVARLDMESTQLNRVQVSLGELVDQNTVLLEPMLKERDVSISVEDMEQLPRLFLDPEKIGRVLYNLLENAILHSPPGGTVVVDWKREGPYLELAVSDEGPGIPPGDEQRIFQPFHKGTLDRSRSSTSPGLGLTIAKKFVELHGGMIWAYNKPLQGATFVIRLPIGDGQ, encoded by the coding sequence ATGAATTCCATTTTTGGTAAGACCTTTGTTAGCCATCTGGTGGTGGTTCTCGTCACCCTTTTGTTGATCCTGGCCCTGTTCCCCACGTTCTTCGCCCAGATTTTCCTGCAGAAACGTCAGGAACAGCTGGCCAATATGGGTTCTCGGATCGCTGAGGTCCTCGCCACCGAAGGAGCAGGGGCCAGTACCGCATTGCTACGTAGTCTCCACGGTGTTTCCGGTGCGGAGATCTGGGTAGTGAACTCCCAGGGAAAGGTGCTCACCGCCTCGGTAGTACAGAGGATCAATCAGTCCCTGTCGGAGACAAGTCGGCGGCGGCTCATCCAAAACACCACCCAGGTCCAGCGTCAATTCGGCGAAGGCTTTCGTTCTCCGATGATGGTGGTAGCACAGCCCACTGGACCTATTGAACTGCCCTGGGGGACCGCATCCCATGTGCTGTTGTTCACACCGATGCAAGAGATTGACGCCCTGGTAAAACAAACGGTGCGCAAACTGGCTTTACTGGCCTTGCCCCCGGTCTTGTGTATTGTCCTGGTGGTGGCCTGGTTCATGTCCCGCCGGCTGACTAAGCCCTTGGTGGCCATCAGCAACACCGTCCAGGCCATTGGTCGAGGTCAGCTGGGCGCCCAAATCAGTTGTCCGGACAGGGGGGAAATAGGCCTGTTGGCCCAGGGTGTGAATAACATGTCCCGGGAGCTGGCTCGGCTATTCTCCAGCCTCTCCGAAGAAAAGCAACGAACGGAATCAATCATTGCGCACATGTCCGAAGGGGTGCTGAGCATTGATCTGCAGCAAGAAGAGGCCCTGTACAATCACGAGGCCGCCAGCGCCCTGGGTCTACCGTGGGACCACACCCAAACCCTTGACCGCTGTCGAAGCACGGAGCTGTTCTTGACCCTCCGGGACAAGGAGGTCATCTCCATCATCGAGGCCACCATTGAAAAGGGAACCATCCAACGGCAAAGGTTACAGTTGCAGAACAACCGCACTTTCCAGATCACGGCCTCCCCCCTGCAGGCTCCGGATAAAGTAGCCAAGGGCGCGGTGGTGTTGTTGTCGGATATCAGCCAGCAACATCGCTTTGAAGCAAGCCAAAGGGAGTTCTTCGCCAGTATCTCCCACGATCTGCGCACCCCTCTGACGGTTTTGCGAGGCCTGCTGCAAGCCATCAAGGATCAGCTGATTACTGACCCGGAGGAACTGGCGAAACACATAGATGCGATGTACTCCCAAGTCCTGCATCTAATCGCCCTGACCTCCACCCTTTTAGAGGTAGCCCGGCTGGATATGGAAAGTACACAGTTGAACCGGGTCCAGGTTTCCCTGGGGGAATTGGTCGATCAGAATACGGTGCTATTGGAGCCAATGTTGAAGGAAAGGGATGTATCGATCAGCGTGGAGGATATGGAGCAGCTGCCAAGGCTCTTCCTCGATCCAGAAAAGATCGGCAGGGTATTGTACAATCTCTTGGAAAACGCGATCCTCCACTCACCTCCCGGCGGCACGGTGGTAGTGGACTGGAAGAGGGAAGGACCTTACTTGGAACTTGCGGTATCCGATGAGGGACCGGGAATCCCCCCCGGTGACGAACAACGGATCTTCCAGCCCTTCCACAAGGGAACCCTGGATCGTTCCCGCAGCTCCACAAGCCCAGGGTTGGGTCTAACCATCGCCAAGAAATTCGTGGAACTGCACGGAGGTATGATCTGGGCATACAACAAGCCCCTCCAGGGGGCCACCTTTGTGATTCGACTGCCCATAGGCGACGGACAATAA